The following proteins are co-located in the Echinicola sp. 20G genome:
- the coaBC gene encoding bifunctional phosphopantothenoylcysteine decarboxylase/phosphopantothenate--cysteine ligase CoaBC, whose protein sequence is MELKGKRILLGVTGSIAAYKAAHLTRLMVKEGAEVQIIMSTSALDFITPLTLSTLSKRPVYHQFHKNETGEWNNHVELGLWADLFIIAPLSASTLSKLANGNSDNLLTATYLSARCPVMLAPAMDLDMYQHPSVKSNFTKVQEYGNVLLEAESGELASGLSGQGRMMEPENILDYVRKHFGTNQNDFTGKKVLITAGPTQEAIDPVRFIGNHSSGKMGIALAETLAKRGASITLILGPSQAKVNHPNIHTIPVTSAQEMFGEALSHHEVNDICIFAAAVADYAPMEPASEKIKKSDERMTITLKKNVDIAASLGEQKASNQIHIGFALETQQEEENALAKLRKKNFDMIVLNSTRDQGAGFQHDTNKVTLYQKTGEKIESALLPKTDIAKLIVDTLKKQLLKKI, encoded by the coding sequence ATGGAGCTGAAGGGCAAAAGAATATTACTTGGCGTAACAGGTAGCATTGCCGCCTATAAAGCAGCTCACCTGACCAGGTTAATGGTCAAAGAAGGAGCTGAAGTGCAAATTATCATGAGCACTTCAGCTCTTGATTTTATCACCCCCCTTACACTTTCGACACTTTCCAAGAGGCCAGTCTATCATCAGTTTCACAAAAATGAAACCGGTGAATGGAACAACCATGTAGAACTAGGACTGTGGGCTGATCTTTTTATAATTGCTCCCCTAAGTGCCAGCACCTTATCAAAACTTGCCAATGGCAACTCAGATAATTTGCTCACCGCCACATATCTCTCTGCCCGCTGCCCTGTCATGTTAGCTCCAGCTATGGACTTGGACATGTACCAACACCCTTCCGTTAAGAGCAACTTCACTAAAGTTCAAGAATATGGCAATGTCCTATTAGAAGCGGAAAGTGGTGAACTGGCTAGTGGCTTAAGCGGACAAGGCAGAATGATGGAACCAGAAAACATCCTCGATTACGTCAGAAAGCATTTCGGTACTAATCAAAATGATTTTACCGGTAAAAAAGTTTTGATTACTGCAGGACCAACGCAAGAGGCCATAGACCCTGTTAGATTCATTGGAAATCACTCCAGTGGAAAAATGGGCATTGCCTTGGCAGAAACCCTTGCCAAAAGGGGCGCTTCCATAACCTTGATCCTTGGACCTAGTCAGGCTAAAGTGAACCACCCCAATATCCACACCATACCTGTCACAAGTGCCCAGGAGATGTTCGGTGAGGCACTGTCACATCATGAAGTAAACGATATCTGTATCTTTGCCGCAGCGGTAGCAGACTATGCGCCCATGGAACCTGCTAGTGAAAAAATTAAAAAGTCAGACGAAAGAATGACCATCACTTTAAAGAAGAATGTGGATATTGCCGCTAGCTTAGGAGAACAAAAAGCTTCGAATCAAATCCATATTGGTTTTGCATTGGAAACACAGCAAGAAGAGGAGAATGCACTGGCCAAATTAAGGAAGAAAAACTTTGATATGATCGTGCTCAATTCCACGAGAGATCAAGGAGCGGGATTTCAGCATGATACAAATAAGGTAACCCTTT
- a CDS encoding DNA-directed RNA polymerase subunit omega, protein MAVNPSIITRDLDKVAEISGNLYESLHIVSQRAKQISLDTKEELNNKLSEFASTVDNLEEVFENKEQIEISKFYERMPKPSTLAMEEFIEGKVHFRRPEENSEEEL, encoded by the coding sequence ATGGCAGTTAATCCTTCAATCATCACAAGAGACCTAGACAAGGTCGCTGAAATCTCAGGTAACTTGTATGAGTCGCTTCACATAGTTTCTCAAAGAGCCAAGCAAATCTCTTTGGATACTAAAGAAGAATTAAACAACAAACTTTCTGAATTTGCTTCTACAGTGGACAATTTAGAAGAAGTATTTGAGAACAAAGAGCAGATCGAAATTTCTAAATTCTATGAAAGAATGCCTAAGCCATCTACTTTGGCCATGGAAGAATTCATTGAAGGAAAAGTTCACTTCCGTCGCCCAGAAGAAAACAGCGAGGAAGAACTTTAA
- a CDS encoding outer membrane protein assembly factor BamD, with amino-acid sequence MKNTIKHTLLLVMVITLGACGRFYKLEKSTNWDELYTAANEYYQKGEYNKAIILYDKVLPVIRGSEKSELAQFNYAYAHFRLKRYIEAASYFNTFFESYSRSPMAEEALFMHAYSLYMDAPDYNLDQKSSREAVAAIQQFINRFPQSDSYERAMTMINDLQERFEKKAYEEAQMYYRLTEGLFPGQFYLACIVNFQNFAKTYPNSEHNEELAYKLVEVSSAYAERSIFTKKEERLNEALEFGDNFKRKFPKSLYNNEVNTLVEKTKSELSEHQSLKKQYDEIRKLEQASKAKREAEEKETEQSVTPTATPEGTN; translated from the coding sequence ATGAAGAATACAATTAAGCATACATTACTTCTAGTGATGGTTATCACACTTGGTGCCTGTGGCAGGTTCTATAAACTTGAAAAAAGCACCAATTGGGATGAACTATATACAGCCGCGAACGAATATTATCAAAAAGGAGAATACAACAAAGCTATTATTCTCTATGATAAAGTTTTGCCGGTTATTAGAGGAAGTGAGAAGTCAGAATTGGCACAATTCAATTATGCCTATGCTCATTTTAGGTTAAAAAGATACATTGAAGCAGCGAGCTATTTCAACACTTTCTTTGAAAGCTATAGCCGTAGCCCAATGGCAGAGGAAGCCCTATTTATGCATGCTTATTCCCTTTACATGGACGCTCCAGACTATAATTTGGACCAAAAAAGCAGTAGAGAAGCAGTAGCGGCCATTCAGCAATTTATCAATCGATTCCCGCAGTCCGATTCCTATGAAAGGGCTATGACCATGATCAATGACCTACAGGAAAGATTTGAGAAAAAAGCCTACGAGGAAGCCCAAATGTATTACCGATTGACAGAGGGACTGTTCCCTGGTCAATTCTATTTGGCATGCATTGTCAACTTCCAAAACTTTGCCAAAACCTATCCTAATAGTGAGCACAATGAAGAATTGGCTTACAAACTTGTCGAAGTAAGCAGTGCCTATGCAGAGAGAAGTATTTTCACCAAGAAAGAAGAACGTCTGAACGAGGCACTTGAATTCGGTGACAACTTCAAAAGAAAATTCCCTAAGAGTCTTTATAATAATGAAGTCAATACGCTTGTTGAAAAAACTAAATCGGAGCTTTCTGAGCACCAAAGTCTGAAAAAACAGTACGATGAAATCAGGAAGTTAGAGCAGGCTTCAAAAGCCAAAAGAGAAGCAGAAGAGAAAGAAACTGAGCAATCAGTAACACCAACTGCAACTCCGGAAGGCACTAATTAA
- a CDS encoding T9SS type A sorting domain-containing protein: MKNFLSLFTIIFILFQLSTAEARQVRVLSDKTQFTGKINNTQRKSVILHNDSDKANDYVLKFMRGQIGSSQDIKICLGDVCFDPRKDLAKIKIHLEPGEVYTDLYIEFHSGITETKGTFDLHFSNVDNLRDVFIIEGVYEIFAPQDEEEVNHKDISFGSVYPNPSNKIAQIDYQIKNPDAQIKLLINSFIGNPIEELTLSPQQKTLLINVSDFNPGVYFYTLIVDGKNIVTKKLVVKK; the protein is encoded by the coding sequence ATGAAAAATTTTTTATCGCTTTTCACCATTATTTTTATCTTATTTCAGCTGTCTACAGCTGAGGCAAGACAGGTGCGCGTACTGAGCGATAAGACCCAATTCACTGGAAAAATCAACAATACCCAAAGAAAATCCGTCATTCTCCATAATGATTCCGACAAAGCCAATGACTACGTCTTGAAATTTATGCGTGGACAAATTGGATCTTCACAAGACATCAAGATCTGCTTAGGTGATGTATGTTTTGATCCAAGAAAAGATCTGGCCAAAATCAAAATCCATCTGGAACCAGGAGAAGTATATACTGATTTGTACATTGAATTTCACTCAGGCATAACTGAAACCAAAGGCACCTTTGATTTACACTTCTCTAATGTAGACAACTTAAGAGATGTATTTATCATTGAAGGGGTTTACGAAATATTCGCACCGCAGGATGAGGAAGAAGTCAATCATAAAGACATTTCATTTGGCAGTGTGTATCCCAACCCAAGTAATAAAATTGCTCAAATAGATTATCAAATTAAAAATCCTGATGCACAGATTAAATTGCTCATCAATAGTTTTATTGGAAACCCTATTGAAGAGCTTACCCTTTCCCCACAGCAGAAAACACTCCTTATCAATGTGAGTGACTTTAATCCTGGGGTTTATTTTTACACTTTAATAGTTGATGGTAAAAATATTGTTACCAAAAAGCTCGTTGTCAAAAAATAA
- a CDS encoding OstA-like protein, producing the protein MLKKNFTYLYIFLFLTLSLKVAQAQNQGTTRTIQIVQADRLQAAGAIQRLIDNVIMNHQGTIIHCDSAYFYEKENKAKLFGHVKIDNPKDTVTSTSRYADYDGNTQLAKIRDNVVFKKSSTTLYTDFLDYNRRTGIADYFNSGKVVDSTNVLTSQTGRYETQIEKITFRDNVILVNPEYTLKSNTLFYYTEPKTAETEGLTNILSTQGDELNAQKGSFYDTQNKLFRFYEGDVENETSRVIGKELFYDENKKYYEANEDVSIFNKERNIEVFGDFGKYWEEEKYSEVYGNALVQKYFESDTLFMTADTLISKDSELVEERRMLAFPNTRLIKGELSGRADSTVYIYSDSTIYLYGDPLLWNNKSQISADSIHFLIANEDIDRAFLKDNAFAITSDTIANFNQIKGREMTGFFAEGEMTKLDVEGNGESLYFALENDTTLQGVNTLLCGKIIMHFEKGNVSSINHTINPEASFIPPHMLKEENTKLEGFVWRIEEKPSMEMINAWRTPKSKDENRKNLFNEPNIRIPFPDEDEIQIIINEWLEKESNKQEKP; encoded by the coding sequence ATGCTAAAAAAGAATTTCACATACCTATATATATTCCTTTTTTTGACTTTGAGCCTAAAAGTTGCTCAAGCCCAAAACCAAGGAACCACCAGAACAATTCAAATTGTCCAAGCAGACCGGTTGCAGGCAGCAGGGGCCATTCAAAGGCTTATTGATAATGTGATTATGAATCACCAAGGCACCATCATCCACTGCGACTCTGCTTATTTTTATGAAAAGGAAAACAAAGCAAAACTTTTTGGTCATGTAAAAATCGATAATCCAAAAGATACTGTGACCAGCACCAGCAGATATGCCGACTACGATGGCAATACTCAACTTGCCAAAATTAGGGATAATGTAGTTTTTAAGAAAAGCTCCACCACGCTCTATACTGACTTTCTGGACTACAATAGAAGAACAGGAATAGCTGACTATTTCAACTCAGGAAAAGTGGTCGATTCAACTAACGTTTTGACAAGTCAAACAGGTAGGTACGAAACCCAAATTGAAAAGATTACTTTTAGAGACAATGTCATTTTGGTCAACCCCGAATACACCTTAAAGTCAAATACATTATTCTACTATACCGAACCAAAAACTGCAGAAACAGAAGGTCTAACCAATATACTCTCCACCCAGGGAGATGAGCTCAACGCCCAAAAAGGCAGCTTCTACGACACCCAAAACAAGCTTTTCCGCTTCTATGAAGGAGATGTGGAAAATGAAACCAGTCGCGTCATTGGTAAAGAACTCTTTTATGATGAAAACAAGAAATACTATGAAGCCAATGAAGATGTAAGTATTTTCAATAAAGAACGAAACATTGAGGTTTTTGGAGATTTCGGCAAATATTGGGAAGAAGAAAAATACTCTGAGGTATATGGTAATGCCTTGGTTCAAAAATATTTTGAATCGGACACCCTGTTTATGACCGCGGACACGCTCATCAGCAAAGACAGCGAGCTAGTTGAGGAAAGAAGAATGCTCGCATTTCCCAATACCCGACTTATCAAAGGAGAGCTTTCAGGCAGAGCGGATTCTACCGTATATATTTATTCCGATTCCACAATTTATCTTTACGGAGATCCACTTCTATGGAACAATAAAAGCCAAATATCCGCTGATAGCATCCACTTTCTCATTGCCAATGAAGACATTGACCGTGCCTTCTTGAAAGACAATGCTTTCGCCATCACCTCTGACACAATTGCCAATTTCAACCAAATCAAAGGCCGTGAAATGACCGGTTTTTTTGCAGAAGGAGAAATGACAAAACTCGATGTTGAGGGGAATGGAGAATCTCTGTATTTCGCTCTCGAAAATGACACCACATTACAAGGAGTAAACACCTTGCTTTGCGGAAAAATCATTATGCACTTTGAAAAAGGAAATGTTTCGAGCATCAACCACACCATCAACCCCGAGGCTTCTTTTATCCCTCCTCACATGCTCAAAGAAGAAAACACCAAGCTGGAAGGTTTCGTTTGGAGAATCGAAGAAAAGCCATCCATGGAAATGATTAATGCCTGGCGTACGCCAAAAAGCAAAGACGAAAATCGGAAGAATCTTTTTAATGAGCCAAACATCAGAATCCCCTTTCCGGACGAAGATGAAATACAAATCATCATAAACGAATGGCTTGAAAAAGAGTCTAATAAACAAGAAAAACCCTAA
- the tilS gene encoding tRNA lysidine(34) synthetase TilS → MLEQFISHIRTKKLLDTDKQYLLAISGGIDSVGLARLLKKSAIPFRMAHCNFGLRGEESDGDELFVRELAQELGVEISVKRFETKVYASEKGVSTQMAARDLRYTWFEQLLEEFDLDGVVVAHHADDQLETVLLNLFRGTGIEGIYGMSEIRDYIIRPLLPFSRDDIENFAVKERFDWREDSSNSESNYKRNFLRNEVLPLIKRHDEAFEGNLRQSFDRLKDTGKAFFHLFDAWKKDHVKTDGEIQFLEKDGLKQVPGRKSLLYYWLRDYGFNNAQVYDILDVLWCGEVGQRFESELFMVNVDREYLILGKKVKDFEEVLLEKTDLELSFTEKVYDILVLPADSSLDIRSENAMLDRDSIKFPLLLRRWKEGDRFRPLGMRKFKKISDFLIDLKVPVIIKKDVKVLCDADGEVVWVLGYRVDDRFKITPVTKEVMYFKLK, encoded by the coding sequence ATGCTTGAACAGTTTATCAGTCATATACGGACAAAAAAGCTTTTGGATACCGATAAGCAATATCTTTTGGCCATCAGTGGGGGGATAGATAGTGTGGGGCTGGCCAGGTTATTAAAGAAATCGGCTATACCTTTTCGAATGGCTCATTGCAACTTTGGATTGAGAGGGGAAGAAAGCGACGGTGATGAGTTGTTTGTCAGAGAGCTGGCTCAAGAGTTAGGGGTGGAGATTTCAGTCAAAAGATTTGAAACTAAAGTATATGCTTCTGAAAAGGGTGTTTCTACTCAGATGGCAGCCAGAGACTTAAGGTATACTTGGTTTGAGCAACTTCTTGAAGAGTTTGACTTGGATGGTGTAGTGGTGGCCCATCATGCTGATGATCAGCTAGAGACAGTGCTGCTCAATTTGTTTCGAGGAACCGGTATCGAAGGTATTTACGGCATGTCTGAAATACGGGATTATATCATTCGTCCGCTTTTGCCTTTCAGTAGGGATGATATTGAAAATTTTGCGGTGAAAGAACGGTTTGACTGGAGAGAAGACAGTTCTAATAGCGAAAGTAATTACAAAAGAAATTTTCTGCGTAACGAGGTTTTGCCATTGATCAAGCGCCATGATGAGGCTTTTGAAGGAAATCTTCGACAAAGTTTTGATCGCTTAAAGGATACAGGCAAAGCATTTTTTCATTTGTTTGATGCGTGGAAAAAAGATCATGTCAAAACAGATGGAGAAATACAGTTTCTGGAAAAGGATGGACTCAAGCAGGTTCCCGGAAGAAAATCACTGCTTTACTATTGGTTGAGGGATTATGGGTTCAATAATGCTCAAGTATACGATATATTGGATGTCTTATGGTGTGGAGAAGTAGGGCAGCGTTTTGAGTCCGAGCTATTTATGGTTAATGTGGACCGGGAGTATTTGATTTTGGGCAAAAAAGTAAAAGATTTTGAAGAGGTACTTCTGGAAAAGACAGACTTGGAATTGTCATTTACTGAAAAGGTCTATGATATTTTGGTCTTACCTGCTGACAGTTCATTGGATATACGGTCAGAAAATGCCATGTTGGATAGGGATAGTATAAAATTTCCCTTGCTTTTGAGAAGGTGGAAAGAAGGTGATCGGTTCAGGCCTTTGGGGATGCGAAAGTTTAAAAAAATCAGTGATTTTTTGATAGATTTGAAAGTGCCAGTGATCATCAAAAAAGATGTCAAGGTGCTCTGCGATGCCGATGGTGAGGTGGTTTGGGTTTTGGGCTACCGGGTAGATGATCGGTTTAAGATTACCCCAGTCACCAAGGAGGTGATGTATTTTAAATTAAAATAG
- a CDS encoding Crp/Fnr family transcriptional regulator, translating to MLNPFKRTYTEGELKIFEFLANTQFFNALRHSEMYRFMPAIHHRKYQKDEVVFFRNDPSQALYIVKSGMVTLNVDIKDNFETILRVRPGTAFGENALLDNAKRIYTAMVESEEAELMVIPNYAMKEVFDSSPKIKAKMLTSLAAFYNTNNHRLFSSYRSSFGFFNLGQMFE from the coding sequence ATGCTTAACCCTTTTAAAAGAACATATACCGAGGGAGAATTAAAGATTTTTGAATTTTTAGCCAATACCCAGTTTTTTAATGCACTCAGACATTCGGAGATGTATCGGTTTATGCCGGCTATCCACCACAGGAAATACCAAAAGGACGAGGTGGTGTTTTTTAGGAATGATCCGAGTCAAGCACTTTATATTGTAAAGAGTGGCATGGTAACATTGAATGTGGATATTAAGGATAATTTTGAAACCATTTTGAGGGTTAGGCCAGGTACCGCATTTGGGGAAAATGCATTACTGGATAATGCCAAAAGGATTTATACAGCCATGGTGGAGTCAGAGGAGGCAGAACTGATGGTGATTCCAAATTATGCGATGAAAGAAGTTTTTGATAGCAGCCCTAAGATCAAAGCCAAGATGCTTACTTCACTAGCGGCCTTTTACAATACCAACAACCATAGACTGTTTTCTTCCTATAGAAGCTCTTTTGGTTTCTTTAATTTAGGCCAAATGTTTGAGTGA
- the mdh gene encoding malate dehydrogenase, which produces MTKVTVVGAGNVGATCADVLAYREIAEEIVLVDIKEGVAEGKALDIWQKAPINAYDSRTVGSTNDYTKTANSDVVVITSGLPRKPGMTRDDLIETNAGIVKSVTENVIKHSPDAIIIIVSNPLDVMTFQAHITSKLPRTKVIGMAGILDTARYRAFIAEELNISPKEIQAILMGGHGDTMVPLPRYTTVAGIPVTELIEKDKLDAIIERTKFGGGELVKLMGTSAWYAPGSAAAQMVEAIVKNQKRVFPVCIKLEGEYGIDDCYLGVPVILGKNGIEKVIELDLNEEEKALLETSRSHVKEVMSVLENLATK; this is translated from the coding sequence ATGACTAAAGTAACCGTAGTTGGTGCCGGTAATGTTGGGGCAACTTGCGCTGATGTTTTGGCATACAGAGAAATCGCCGAAGAGATCGTATTGGTAGATATCAAAGAAGGTGTAGCAGAAGGCAAAGCCCTTGATATTTGGCAAAAAGCTCCTATCAATGCTTATGACAGCAGAACAGTAGGAAGCACTAACGACTATACTAAAACCGCTAATTCTGATGTAGTGGTAATCACTTCAGGTCTTCCTCGTAAGCCAGGCATGACCCGTGACGATTTGATCGAAACCAATGCTGGTATTGTGAAGTCTGTGACTGAAAATGTTATCAAACATTCTCCAGACGCAATTATCATCATCGTTTCTAACCCTCTTGATGTGATGACTTTCCAAGCGCACATCACTTCTAAGTTACCACGCACCAAGGTAATCGGTATGGCCGGTATATTGGATACTGCAAGGTATAGAGCATTTATTGCAGAAGAGTTGAACATTTCTCCTAAAGAAATCCAGGCGATTTTGATGGGAGGACACGGTGATACCATGGTGCCGCTTCCTAGATATACTACTGTGGCAGGTATCCCAGTGACTGAATTGATCGAGAAAGACAAGTTGGATGCGATCATCGAAAGAACCAAATTCGGTGGTGGAGAATTGGTGAAATTGATGGGGACTTCAGCATGGTATGCTCCAGGATCTGCAGCAGCTCAAATGGTGGAAGCCATCGTTAAAAACCAAAAAAGAGTATTCCCAGTTTGTATCAAATTGGAAGGTGAATACGGAATTGATGACTGCTATTTAGGTGTACCGGTTATTTTGGGTAAAAACGGTATCGAGAAAGTGATCGAACTTGATCTAAATGAAGAAGAAAAAGCATTGTTGGAAACTTCCAGATCTCACGTAAAAGAGGTGATGTCTGTATTGGAGAACCTTGCTACAAAGTAA